The genomic DNA AAGATGACTATTTAAACTTGCATGATGAAATAGTCTCTCTATTAGTCTTATTTAAGAACAAGATAAACAATTGTGCAATTAACAAATTATATTTAAATAAATCAAGTTAAATTATAATCAACAAATACGCAAAACCTATTAATTCGGTATAATTACCAATAATAGGTTTTTCTTTTGGGGTGATGTGTTTGTTTAAAGAGGGTTTGTATGAAGAGGTTATTAGTCAGAAGTTAAGGGAAAGTTTAACGGAGCTCGAACGGGAGCAGTTTGATATCGGTACGGAACTGATGGATGTTGAGGAAGCACGTAAAAAGCTGGCAGCCTATATTTCCTACATAACAAGGAAAGCATTAAAATTGGCTCGTGATACTGAATCAGATGATCAAGAGGCGCTGCTTCGGCAAATTCGGGTTTGTAACGAAATCATTTCTTATCTCAGTACATATTTAGATGATCAAGAGTTTCAATCCTTACAAATTGCGGAGGAAGGGGAGATCCTGACTTCCGTTTATTCAAAATTGAACACTATTAAAAGCTTGAAAAAGGACAAACCGTTACGGCCTGTGACGCCTTTGTCGGAAAGCTCTTTGTTTACGGGTTCCAACTATGAACCCAATATGCTCAATGAATTGAAGAAAGAGATTTTGACATCCAATGAGATTAACATGCTTGTGTCGTTCATCAAGTGGAGCGGGCTTCGTTGCATTATGGAGGAGCTTCGGGATTTTACAACTCGAAAAAATGGTCGGCTTCGTGTTATCACAACTTCTTACATGGAAGCGACCGATTTTAAAGCGATTATGGAGCTCAGCAAGTTACCGAATACAGAAATCAAGATCTCCTATGATATCAAGCGGACGAGACTGCATGCAAAAGCGTACATGTTCAAGCGTGATACAAAATTCAGCACGGCTTATATCGGCTCCTCTAATCTATCGAATCCTGCTTTGACTTCCGGGCTAGAATGGAATGTGAAGATTACCGAGAAAGATTCATTTGACGTCATGAAGAAGGTCGATGCTACCTTTGAAACGTATTGGAATGATGAAGAGTTCGTCACCTTTAATCCAGAGGATGAGAACGACCGAAACCACCTTAGAACCACACTGAAAAAGTCTACGAAAGAAGAAACACCCATCCATTTTTCTTTTGAAATCAGACCTTACCATTATCAAAAAGAAATACTCGAAAACCTTCAGGTCGAACGAGAAGTATATGGCCGTAACAAAAATCTTCTTGTTGCTGCGACAGGTGTTGGAAAGACGGTCATCTCAGCTTTCGATTACCGGCGTTTTGTAAAAGAGCACGGGCATCCGCAGAGGCTTCTGTTTGTTGCCCACCGGGAGGAAATTTTAAAGCAGAGTCGTGATACGTTCAGGGCGATTCTTCAGGACTTGAATTTCGGGGATTTGCTCGTTGGAAAAGAAAAACCTGAGGATCTCGACCATCTTTTTATCAGTATTCAAAGCTTTAATAGTACTAAGCTGTATGAAAAGACGACGCCTGATTATTATGACTTCATCATAGTCGATGAGTTTCACCATGCTGCAGCAAGTTCCTATCAAAAGCTACTGGATTATTACGAGCCGAAGATTTTACTAGGATTGACGGCGACCCCAGAGCGTATGGATGGGAAAAGTGTGCTGTCCAATTTCGACGATCGAATTGCCGCTGAAATGAGATTGACTGAAGCGATTAACCGGAAGTTACTCAGTCCTTTCCAATATTTCTGTGTGACTGATGAAGTAGACCTATCAAAGCTGAAGTGGAGCCGAAGAGGGTATGACTTGCGTGAGCTTGAGAATGTGTATACCCACAATACGAAGCGTAGCTATCAAGTTTTGAAGAGCATCTATAAATACGTGACCGATATGGATGATGTGAAAGGACTTGGCTTCTGTGTCGGAGTAGACCATGCAAAGTATATGGCGAAGTTTTTCAATGAACAAGATGTACCTTCTATTGCTTTGCACGGGGGAACGGATACGGAAACAAGACAATCTGCGAAACATCGGTTGTTGTCTGGGGAAATCCGGTTTATCTTTGTCGCTGATTTATATAATGAAGGTGTCGACTTACCTGAAGTAAATACGGTCTTGTTTCTGCGACCGACAGAAAGTTTGACGGTATTTTTGCAACAGCTAGGGCGGGGGTTACGTTTAGCAGAAGATAAAGAGTGCTTAACGGTGCTCGATTTTATCGGACAAGCGCATAAAAATTACAACTTTGAAGAAAAGTTCCGTGCATTGATGGGGAAAACAAAACATTCAGTAAAGCATTATGTTGAGAATGGCTTTTCGAATTTGCCGAAGGGCTCTTTCATCCAGCTTGAAAAGCAAGCGAAGGAATACATCCTACGGAACATCAAATCTACTGCGAATACCCGGTCGAACCTTATTCAAAAGATGAAATACTTTCAGGAAGACACAGGGGTGGAGCTAACACTAGAAAACTTCCTCAATCATTACAACCTGACACTGTATGATTTTTACGGGAAAAGTGGAGATCGATCCTTTTTCCGAATGAAAGCAGAAGCTGGATTAACAGATGAACGAGTAATTGAAAATGAAGCAATCTGGACGAAACGATTTCCAAATCTCTTCCACTTGGATTCCAAGAGGTTGTTGGAATTCTACTTACGGTATATAGATGGGTTCAGGCCACAAAGTGAAGAAGAGAAGCTGATGGTCAATATGCTGTACTATTCGTTTTACAATGGCCACCCTGAAAAGGAAGGATTACATTCGATAGAAGAGGGATTGGTGAAGATTTTCGCAATTCCAGTGATAAAAGAAGAAATCCGAACCATCCTTATCTACAACTATAATCTCATCAAGTTACTAGAATACGAGCATGACTTTCCGTTTGCCAATCCATTAGGTGTGCACAGCAATTATACAACTGCTCAGGTTATGGCATCTTTCGGCTATTTTAACGAAGAGAAAAGTCCTGCATTCAGAGAAGGTGTGAAGCATTTTCAAGAAAAGAATCTCGATATCTTCTTTATCACGCTGAACAAGTCTGAAAAGGATTTCTCACCGTCTACACTTTATGAAGATTATGCGATTAATGAGAGGCTGTTCCATTGGCAATCTCAAAGTACAGTGTCTGCTACGAGTAAAACGGCACAACGTTACATCCACCACAGAGAAAACGGTCACCAAATCGCGTTATTTATCAGAGAGTACAAAAAAGAGAACGGCTATACTTCTCCATTTACTTTCCTTGGTACAGCGGACTATGTCCAACACTCAGGAAGCAAGCCAATGAGCATCACCTGGAGACTAAGACGCGAAATGCCACCAATGTTAGTACCGAAAGCGAATAAGAATGTGTTGTAATCCGACATGAATTTCAAAGCAATCACTCTAATGGGAATGGGGGAAAGTATATGAAAAAGGTGGTTCTACTTTCATGTGTAAGTAAGAAAAAGGATACAGCAACCAACGCTGAAAATATGTATGATAGTACTCTTTTTAAATATGCATTAAAGTACGCTCAATCTCACAACCCAGACAAAATATTTATATTGTCTGCACAATATGGATTATTAGAAACTTCAGATGTGATAAAACCCTATAATAAAACATTGAATAAAATGAAGAAAAATGAACAGCTAGAATGGAGTAACTTAGTTCTAAGACAAATGATCGTTAAGAAGTTGGATTTAAAAAAAGATCATTTCATTATTCTTGCTGGAAACCGTTATCGAAAATATCTCTTAGATTACATTACACATTATGAATTACCGTTAGAAGGAAAAAGAATAGGTGAACAGTTGTCTTTTCTAAAGGGAGCTGTTATCAATGAGTAATAAATGTAAGGATCTACATTATTATTTTAACGAATTGAAAAGACTTCATTTTCCTTATAAGGAAGAGCAACTTCCTGATAACGGTATTTATATTCTGTTTGAAAAAGGTGAAAGTGCTCATAACGTAGATCGAGTTGTAAGGGTTGGTACACATACCGGTGTAGGTAAGCTTAGGTCAAGACTGAATGAACATTTTCTTGTTGAAAACAAAAACAGAAGTATCTTTAGAAAGAATATTGGTCGTGCAATCCTGAATAAACAAGAAGACCCATATCTGAAGTTATGGGAATTAGATACAACAACAAGGAAAAACAAAGAACGATATCAAAAACTGCTTGATATGGAGTATCAAAAAGAAATAGAAAAAGAGATAACCAGGATAATACAGAATAACTTCTCGTTTGTTGTTTTGGAGTTGACCGATAAACAGGTGAGATTAAATTTAGAAGCAAAAATTATTTCAGAAATATCGAACTGCAAGATATGTAACTCTAGCAAATCTTGGTTAGGAAATTATTCGCCGAAAGAAAAGATACGTGAAAGTGGCTTGTGGCAAGTAAATAACTTGTATAAACAAGGGCTATCAACTGGAGATTTAAACATCTTAGAGAGTTGTTAAAAATATAGGACACTATATTTATTTTTAGATTTCAGCATGTCTCAATCCCACCCTCACCTCATACACTTTAGGTGGGGGTGTTTTGTTTGGGTGAGAGGCGGAGGGGCATTGTAGCGATTTACGTTGTGTTGTTTTTGTTGTCGTTGAGTTTACATATACAGTTTCCGATCTTTACGCCTTATGCGGTGGCGCTTGGGGCGACGAGTTTTTTCATTAGTATCTTGATGAGTGTGTCTTCATTCGCAAACCTTTGTGGCAACCTGATTGCTGGTCCGCTCATCGATATGTTCGGCAAGAAACAGTTTATCGTCGTACCGCTATTTATCTCAGGGATTCTAATGGCGGGCCATGGATTTGCGACGGGGCCTGACGGTTTGTTGGTGCTGCGCTTGGTCAATGGTTTGGTGCTTGCTTTTATGACGCCTGCTTGTTTTGCGCTTTTATCGGGATATGCACGGAACAGCCATGAACAGGGGAAGAACATGGCGTTCAATGGGCTGCTCATTACGATTGCGAACATTTTAGCACCTTTAATTGGCGGCCATTTGGTTGAGCACGTGGACTTTCGTGGGGCGTACTTCGTCATTGGATCGGCCCTTTTATTGACTGCGGTTTTCGCGCTTCTCTTTATTAAGGAATTTGAACCGATTACGGTCCATCGTAAAAAGGTGGAGAGTGGAGGGAGATTCAGGTTTGACCAACAGCTGGTTGCAGTATATTTTGTCAGCTTCACCTTGATGTATGTGCATGGCACCCTGATGTATGAGCTGCCTTTTTTAATGGTTGAAGAAGGGGTGTCGATGAGTCATGGGGGGAAGTTGTTCAGCATCATCGGGTTAGGCACGCTTGTGGTGGTATGTATGACGTGGATCCACCGCATATCCGCCTCGATTCGGACGATGGTGGGAATGCTCGTGTTAGGGTTTTCCTTCTATCAAATGGTTATGCCACTCGTTCCGATCACCTTCCATCAGCTGTTGTTCCTGATTGGCATGGGACTCGGAGTATTGTTTCCAGCCGTTACGACCTTACTCACAGAGAACACGGATAAAAGCAAACACGGCACAGCTTTCGGCATCCTGTCAGCCGTTTTCTCACTCGGTATGATTACGAGCTCACTGATCGCAGGTGCCTTCAGAGATATGATTTCGCCTTATTTCATTACCTTTGTGGTCATTGGTATAGCCGTCACGGTCATCGGAATGAGCCTGATTCATGTGAGGTGGAAGCCTGTACTGCATAAGAAACACTAGCAAACTCGTTTATCGTTTTTTCGGTAGGCTCTTTTCGCATAGATTGTTGCTATTTTGACCATCCTTGTTTTACCTTTTAAAAAACCAGCTTCAGCAAGGAATATAGCCCCAGTTCAGACTGAAATAACCAACTTTTCCTTTTCATAATGCTTTTATTTGATTGTACTTGTTTTATAGCACGGAAAGGTCCCCCAGGAACGACTATTACATCAAATTCGGGTGCGTTTTCGAAAAAGAAATCTGGTTGGATTATTAAACCGTTATGTACCCTTATGGCTCCAGTTTGTTCTGACACAGTATTAACTAAAAACGGCTTATCTTTAATGTCTAATTGATTCATAAAACGTCTTCATCTGTATTAGTAGACAAGTTAAACACTTCATAGGGACCTGCAAAGTCTAATGCATCTCCATCATCAAACAACAATATACCAATGTGATATTACTTCATATCAACCCCCTCCTTTTTTCTCAGATTATACCAGTAGTGGGTATTTATAAAGAGGATTTACCAGTTAGACTAATTTACCGATAAAGATTTCTATAGTTAATCAATGAGCCACCATCATTTTTTAATTTCCTATAGCTTTTGGTATTGGTTTAATAAATGTTGTTTCTGTAACATCTTCTGACTTAGGTAGTGATTGGGTAACTTTATCAAACATCCAAAAGATTCCAACTAAGAAAACAACTATACCACTAATTAAAATGACATATACACTTCCAATAATAACTCCTAATAAACCACCTAATAGTGAACCTAACGGCATTGCAATACCACTTATGCTGAAAGATGCTGAAAATACTCTCCCCAATAAATGCTTTGGTATTCCTCTTTGCATACAAGTATTTATCAATATGTTTGTAACCCCGCCTGGAAACCAAGCTAGACCGTAAATCGTTATCAATAACCAAGTCCAAGGACTAAATACGGATATAGCCCATAATAGTCCGCTAATGAAAAATGCAGTAGCATATACCTTTCCTATTCCAAATCTTTCTAGACTTAAATATGGAGCTAATAGCGCTCCTGCAAGACTCCCCAATGCCTGTGCCATTAATAAGAAACCAAATACTTCTGCTCCTCCTTGTTGTTTACTAAATTCAGGGAGTACAACAAAAGTAGCTCCACCAGCCAGATTAATGGCAATCACACCCAATAATAGTCTAGAGAAAGTCTTATTCAGAAGAATGCTAAAGCCTTCTTTTAAATCAACTCCATACTTTTTGACGTAAGCTAAAATTGATTCCATATCCGTTACTTTTTCTTTTCTAGATTGCTTGGGTAAAATTATCAGTGAAAAAAGTAATGCGCCTATCAGAAACATAACTGAGTTTAAAAGGTAAATAGAAATTGGACCTATAGTTACCAGTAAAATCCCAGCAATTGCATTACATCCCGTTTCGATACCCTGATAAGCAAAGGTGAATAAAGAATTTGCTTTTGTTAATTCTTTTTCATCAACAAACGTAGGTAAAGCAGCCATTTGTGCAGGGTAAACTAACATATTAAAGGTTGTAATAATCGGTGATATGATTAAAACGAGTGAGACACTTAACAAGTCGAAGTAGTATGCTATCGGAATTATTAGTAACATAAAGGACTGAATGCATTGGGTGATAATTAACAAAGGACGAATTGGAATTCTGTCAATTAATGGTCCTCCAAAGAATTGAATAAATCTTGGTATAATTGTGAGGAATCCTGCTAATCCCGTATAAAAAGTTGAGCCACCTAAATCAGAAACCAACCACATGGCAGCAACAGCATATAACGTGTCACCAATATTTGTAACAATCCTTCCTAAAAACATATATAAGAAATTCTTGTTAAAGAATATGGTCATAACTTCACTCCTGCTCATCTTCTGTCTTTTGTTTAGCTGAGACAATTTTTACACCAATACTGAATTCATCTGCTTCGGAATAATCACTAACAGATGTTTTAACAACCCATTTTTCAAGAAACTTTCTAAATTCTTCTTTTATCTCCTCTTGTTGGTCAGGAGTTAAATTTAATCGAAGGCTTAATAAGGTTGAATCTCTAGAAGGAAAATCATCATTTAATACTGGATCAATGGATGTGTCGCCTTCAGAGTTAAACCACTTTGCTTTTGATTTATAATACTTTTCTGTAACTCCTCCAAATTGTCTTTCTTCAACTAACTCAATTAGTCCACCATCATATAACTTTTTTATATGATAATGAACATTCCCAGGTGACTGACCTAATAGTTCTGCTACTTGCTTTGATGTTTTTGGTTTATCGATTAGCTGACTAATAATTTTTATTCTTAATGAATTTCCGAGTAGTTTTGCTTGTTCAACCGAAACATTTAAAGGTTTGTCGTACATTGAGTATTCTCCTTTTTATGGCAATCTATTTTTTTAGATTATCAATCTGTAAAATTAGATTATCACATCCGTCTGTATTTGTATATAACTTCCAATATATTTATGCCAAAGAAAAAAAGCCACCATTCAGCAGCTTTTAAACCTTTATCCAACTAGCTTCTAAAATTCTTATTCCCAAAGAGCCTTACGGTAAAAAGAAGAAATTGAGCAGCATGAGGACGAGAAAGGTTGTCAGGAACAAGGCAGGAACCATGATGAGTGATCCGCCATCTTTCGCTAGCTCGCCAAATAGGCTGCCGATTACGGCTGAAACAATAAACTCTCCGATTAGGATGGGGATGAGCAAGAGGATCGATAAGCTGGTTCGTAAACGGAAGAGGATTGCCAGGACAATACAAATAATTAATGGAATTACGATATATATGGGGTCTACAATACTCATCAATGCATGCTCCTCATCTAATTAGCGATCTCATTCAAATAGGCCTCTGCCTTATCTCGACTTGCGAACGTTTGATGTGGTCCCATTTCCTCAAGGCGTGATTCCATATAAGTTTTCAGATAAGGAGAACTCGTATAGGTGGCGATGGCTTTCAGGTCTTTTTCGGCAATCAGTTTACGAAGCTCCTGCATATCGCTTTCGACATCAGGCGTGTTCACTTGTTCGTCGGTCATGTCCATTAGGATGGTGAAGCCAGGTCTCGTTTTGGAAAGGTTCTCTATAATCATACTCTTATAGATCTCGACGTTTTCTTTTGTGATGAGTTCCCGAAGCCGGATGTGGATCCGGTTTTTTTCTTGGTCGTAATGGACGAGGAATTTGGATTGATAATACCAGTCGGAGAGTGCCATCTTTATCGAAGGGGCCTCTGTATCGACTCGGATGAACGCTTCGTTTTCTTTCCCCTGAAGGATCATTGACTTGAAAAGCTCTAGCTGGATGTCCTCTACGTTTTTATGAAAGGTGATGGACGAAGTATTGCCGCGGCCCTTCCCAGGTTTCCACGTAATCCAGCCGAGGGTCTCCATTTTCTTGATTACAAGGCGTAGGCTGCGCATCGTGTAAAAGGAAATATCCGCTAAGTCCTGAAGCTGGATGTCGATCGGTTTTTCATTCGGTTGCTCCGAAAAATGCGTACGGATCCGGATATACAGTTCCTCAAGCTTCATCCTTGTCACCTCCGAAAACAGGAAATCTCCACTCGTTACTTTTTCCTCTTTAAATCACATCGACCCTGCTATACTTTTCTTAACTTCATCATAATGTTGATGGTGGATATTACTCACAATTATACCATAGGACGGCTGTTGTCTTGGTCTAGAGGAAGAGGAGGAAGAAGAGATGGATGTACTTGAAACGAACATTGAGTTGGATGGTGAGATGAGAGTTTGTGGCACATTGGCCGTACCGAAAGCAAAATTGCGTGAAAAGAGTCCGGCGATTCTCATCATTGCTGGAAGTGGACCTCTGGACCGGAATGGGAACGGTCCGAAAGGGAAATATCCGACCAACTTGTATAAAGACTTGTCCGATTTCTTCACTTCTCTCGGATATATCGCGTTCCGATATGACAAGCGCGGCACGGGTGAAAGTGAGGGCAATTGGCGGAGCACAGGTTTTGTCGATTTAGTCTGTGACGCGAAACGGGCTGTTGATTATTTGAAAACGAGAGATGAAGTTGATGCAGATAAAATCATCGTTGCTGGACACAGTGAAGGGGTAACGATTGCGACCAAGCTGGCTGAGGATGTGCGTGTTGCTGGGCTGATGTTCCTGTCCGGAGGTGCGGATAATTTGGAACAGTCGTTAAAGCATCAGCGTGAAAATGCGTATGAAGAGCTGCTTTCTCAGAAGGGCTTCAAGGGCTGGTTGTATAAAAAGTTGAAAGTGGATGAAAAAGGCGAAAAGCAAGTGAACAAGATGATGAAGAAAATCTTTTTATCGGATAAAGATGTGATCAGGTACCAGTTTGCGAAGGTGAACGCCCGCTGGTTCAGGGAGCACTTTACGTTTGATACGCGAAAAGCGCTTCGTACGATTGACATACCGATTCTCGCGCTCGTTGGCGATAAAGATCCGCTCGTAAACTCGGAAACATTGCCTGAATTGGAACACCTCGTGAAAGGCGAGTGTGAAACGTATGTGATTGAGGATATGGAGCACGGCTTGAAACAACAGGGGGCGGACAAATCGATTTTAAATAGTAAAAAGCTGCTGAAAGAAAGCATGGGGAAACCGATCCACGAGCATGCTCAGCTAATCATGCAGAACTGGCTCGCTCGGGTGACCCATCCAAAAAAGGGAGTGGAACGGCATGGCAGAAGACAAGAATATGAAGAACCGGACAGTACGTCAAATCCTCTTCACGCTTCGATTCCGACATTATAAATTCATTTTTGCCAGTATGTTCGTTTTGAAGCGGGTGGATGAGGATGAGCGTGAAAGGGAAAAAGCAAAAAAACGGGTAGTGAGGTGGAATCCGATTGGTTTTTTCAGACGGGATGCTCGAAGTAATTCTGGAGATTATCTAAGCTTTCTCAACATTCGACATTAGGTTCCTACAAAGTCTTCTCTCTTTTTGTGGTAAAATAAACGTCAAACTTCTGTTGCGAAAAGAGGGTTGCCATGTACGATCCAACGATTTTTGAGAATTTGAAGGTTGCGGTTGAAAATTACGTGTATGATCTGGATAACCTTGCGAGTGAAATCACGATTACGAACCGTGTAGACAATATGGAGATGGCAACGATGTCGAGGTCATTCCAGCTGCAGTTCGTGTTGGCGGATGAGCCGGGTGTCGAAGCGGAGGTTGTATTGGAAGCGTCGCTTAAAGATCTTGCTGCTGAGCTGTTGGAAGTGGAGGGAGAGAATCCTGGCTGTACGTTACTCGTCCGCTTTTACATGCAGATCGATGACGTGGAGGTCGAGTGTGCGCAGATTGAAGAGCTGCTTCATTCGATTTGGGACCAGGAGAAGCCGCCGACCCAAACGATTTCATATGTATACGGGCAAGGGAGCAACGTCCTAATGAATAAGATTGAAGTCACGTTCAACCAGCGGATCAATGAGGATCAGATGGAGGATATCCCGAGCTTGATTGACCATGTGATTGAATCGCTCCAGCATTTGAATGATCTATAAAAAAGACACCTCCTGCCGGGTGGATAGCAGGGGGTGTTTCTATTTGGTCGTGCTGCATACAACTTGTCCTTCATTTATCAAGATGACTTCCTACAACAGTACAGGCTTGATTTGCCCGCGGATTTCTCCAGCAGGGTTTTGCTCTGTATGGACGTTGACGTAAGTCTTCTTTTTTGACATCAGTCTAAGGAGGTCTTGTACATTCCTTACACCGACATTGTTTGGAACGATGTCATCATCCGTAATTTTACCAGTCACGACACCACGACGCGTCGAGATCCCGTTTTGCTCAGCAAGTGTTGCCAGGTCAGCCCCGAATAAAAAGGCTAACACCGGACCGTTCACACCACGCTCTCCAAAATGGATATGGGCTTGGACGAAGTCACGGATGTCGTTGACTGTCATTTCGAATTTGATGCAGTTTCCATAGTCATCTGCAACGAACTTCGCCATTCCATTTGCATTCGTTCTGACCGGGGGAACTTCTTGACCGCCTGTTAAATCAGCCACAAAAAATTTATACATACCTTCACCTCCTCGCACGTAACTATAGTAGTTTATTCAAGTAGAGTAGGATTGGTATAGATGAAAAACTAGAATCGATGCTAGATTTCAAAAACTAGATTTGTCACAACCGCCCAGATTGCTCATATATTGTTTGAAAGGCTATTGGAACGGGGGAGAGTAACGGTGAAATTCACGGTCCAGTACATTCCGTTGAGCAAAATCAAACCCGGTCAGTCCGTTAAAATGACAGAGCGTTTGAAGCGCCTGCAAGGAATTGTTTGGGATTGCATGTATTTGCTTGTCGTCAAAGAGCAGCGGAAGGACGGCACGTACGTCCTCGTAAGTGGTTTGGAGCGCTTCGAGTATTTGAAAAATTTCACAAAGCATGTGTATGCCCCGTGTCTTGTCGATGAGAGTGAGCCGAAAGGTTGGAAGGGCTGGGTGAAGCGGATGCGGAACAATCAGCCGGTGGACGATTATCCGTTGATCCCGAAGAGCTGGTCGATCGTACGCACGTTTTTGAAAAAGGAGCCCCGTTTCAAGGAGCTGTCCCGCTTCCAGCAAATCAAAGTCCTCTATTTGGGCGCCCGCTATAAACGAACCGTCATCCTATCCATGCAAAACCGCGTCAACCAACTGATGAAAGAAAATCCGTAACCGATGGTAAGTGTCAGGCACCGATTTGGAACTCAGCTGTACCAAGGGTTCTGAATCGGTGCCTGACACTTTTTCATGTTAGTATATTGGTAGCTTGCGGGAAGAGGTGTTGGACGTGAAGAAGATCAAACTTGGAAATAGTGGGATAGAGGCAGGCGAGATTGCGCTCGGTTGCATGCGGATGAGCGGTCTTTCGACGAAGGAAGCTGCGGAAGTGATTGAAAATGCGTTGGAGCAAGGTGTTACGTTATTTGACCATGCGGACATTTATGGCGGGGGTGCGTCTGAGGAGCGCTTTGCTGAAGCGGTCGACATGAACTCTTCTCTCCGTGAAAAGATGATCATCCAGACGAAGTGTGGAATCCGTAAAGGCTTTTATGACTTTTCGAAGGAACATATCCTTCAATCTGCTGAACAGAGCTTGAAGCGGTTGAACACGGATTACATAGACATTTTCATGCTGCATCGACCGGATGCGTTGATGGAGCCGGATGAGGTGGCGGAAGCGTTCAATGAGTTGAAGGAGAGCGGAAAGGTCCGTCATTTTGGTGTGAGCAACCATAACCCGATGCAAATTGAGCTGTTGAAACGCAGTCTGGATCAGGAGCTGATCATCAACCAGATGCAGTTCAGTATCATGCATACACCCATGATTGATGCTGGCGTGAACGTGAACATGCAGCACGAAGGAGCGAATATGCGGGACGGCAGTATGCTCGAGTACAGCCGGTTGAACAACTTGACGATCCAAGCGTGGTCGCCGTTCCAGTATGGCATGATTGAAGGAGCTTTTGTCGGAAATGACGATTACCCAGAAGTGAACGCGAAGCTGCAGGAATTTGCCGATAAATATAGCGTGACAGATTCAGCGATTGCGATTGCCTGGATTCTCCGTCATCCAGCGAATATCCAACCGGTCGTCGGAACGATGAACCCGAAGCGGATGACTGACATTGCCAAAGCTTCTGACATCAAACTGACACGCCAGGAATGGTATGAGCTATATAGAGCGGCGGGGAATGATCTGCCTTAACTTTTGTTAGAGTGGATTCTTATGAATCTACTCTTTTTAAATTGTTAAAATATT from Pseudalkalibacillus sp. SCS-8 includes the following:
- a CDS encoding MFS transporter, translating into MGERRRGIVAIYVVLFLLSLSLHIQFPIFTPYAVALGATSFFISILMSVSSFANLCGNLIAGPLIDMFGKKQFIVVPLFISGILMAGHGFATGPDGLLVLRLVNGLVLAFMTPACFALLSGYARNSHEQGKNMAFNGLLITIANILAPLIGGHLVEHVDFRGAYFVIGSALLLTAVFALLFIKEFEPITVHRKKVESGGRFRFDQQLVAVYFVSFTLMYVHGTLMYELPFLMVEEGVSMSHGGKLFSIIGLGTLVVVCMTWIHRISASIRTMVGMLVLGFSFYQMVMPLVPITFHQLLFLIGMGLGVLFPAVTTLLTENTDKSKHGTAFGILSAVFSLGMITSSLIAGAFRDMISPYFITFVVIGIAVTVIGMSLIHVRWKPVLHKKH
- a CDS encoding DUF6884 domain-containing protein, producing the protein MKKVVLLSCVSKKKDTATNAENMYDSTLFKYALKYAQSHNPDKIFILSAQYGLLETSDVIKPYNKTLNKMKKNEQLEWSNLVLRQMIVKKLDLKKDHFIILAGNRYRKYLLDYITHYELPLEGKRIGEQLSFLKGAVINE
- a CDS encoding winged helix-turn-helix domain-containing protein, producing the protein MYDKPLNVSVEQAKLLGNSLRIKIISQLIDKPKTSKQVAELLGQSPGNVHYHIKKLYDGGLIELVEERQFGGVTEKYYKSKAKWFNSEGDTSIDPVLNDDFPSRDSTLLSLRLNLTPDQQEEIKEEFRKFLEKWVVKTSVSDYSEADEFSIGVKIVSAKQKTEDEQE
- a CDS encoding MFS transporter, with the protein product MTIFFNKNFLYMFLGRIVTNIGDTLYAVAAMWLVSDLGGSTFYTGLAGFLTIIPRFIQFFGGPLIDRIPIRPLLIITQCIQSFMLLIIPIAYYFDLLSVSLVLIISPIITTFNMLVYPAQMAALPTFVDEKELTKANSLFTFAYQGIETGCNAIAGILLVTIGPISIYLLNSVMFLIGALLFSLIILPKQSRKEKVTDMESILAYVKKYGVDLKEGFSILLNKTFSRLLLGVIAINLAGGATFVVLPEFSKQQGGAEVFGFLLMAQALGSLAGALLAPYLSLERFGIGKVYATAFFISGLLWAISVFSPWTWLLITIYGLAWFPGGVTNILINTCMQRGIPKHLLGRVFSASFSISGIAMPLGSLLGGLLGVIIGSVYVILISGIVVFLVGIFWMFDKVTQSLPKSEDVTETTFIKPIPKAIGN
- a CDS encoding SgrR family transcriptional regulator, yielding MKLEELYIRIRTHFSEQPNEKPIDIQLQDLADISFYTMRSLRLVIKKMETLGWITWKPGKGRGNTSSITFHKNVEDIQLELFKSMILQGKENEAFIRVDTEAPSIKMALSDWYYQSKFLVHYDQEKNRIHIRLRELITKENVEIYKSMIIENLSKTRPGFTILMDMTDEQVNTPDVESDMQELRKLIAEKDLKAIATYTSSPYLKTYMESRLEEMGPHQTFASRDKAEAYLNEIAN
- a CDS encoding DEAD/DEAH box helicase — protein: MFKEGLYEEVISQKLRESLTELEREQFDIGTELMDVEEARKKLAAYISYITRKALKLARDTESDDQEALLRQIRVCNEIISYLSTYLDDQEFQSLQIAEEGEILTSVYSKLNTIKSLKKDKPLRPVTPLSESSLFTGSNYEPNMLNELKKEILTSNEINMLVSFIKWSGLRCIMEELRDFTTRKNGRLRVITTSYMEATDFKAIMELSKLPNTEIKISYDIKRTRLHAKAYMFKRDTKFSTAYIGSSNLSNPALTSGLEWNVKITEKDSFDVMKKVDATFETYWNDEEFVTFNPEDENDRNHLRTTLKKSTKEETPIHFSFEIRPYHYQKEILENLQVEREVYGRNKNLLVAATGVGKTVISAFDYRRFVKEHGHPQRLLFVAHREEILKQSRDTFRAILQDLNFGDLLVGKEKPEDLDHLFISIQSFNSTKLYEKTTPDYYDFIIVDEFHHAAASSYQKLLDYYEPKILLGLTATPERMDGKSVLSNFDDRIAAEMRLTEAINRKLLSPFQYFCVTDEVDLSKLKWSRRGYDLRELENVYTHNTKRSYQVLKSIYKYVTDMDDVKGLGFCVGVDHAKYMAKFFNEQDVPSIALHGGTDTETRQSAKHRLLSGEIRFIFVADLYNEGVDLPEVNTVLFLRPTESLTVFLQQLGRGLRLAEDKECLTVLDFIGQAHKNYNFEEKFRALMGKTKHSVKHYVENGFSNLPKGSFIQLEKQAKEYILRNIKSTANTRSNLIQKMKYFQEDTGVELTLENFLNHYNLTLYDFYGKSGDRSFFRMKAEAGLTDERVIENEAIWTKRFPNLFHLDSKRLLEFYLRYIDGFRPQSEEEKLMVNMLYYSFYNGHPEKEGLHSIEEGLVKIFAIPVIKEEIRTILIYNYNLIKLLEYEHDFPFANPLGVHSNYTTAQVMASFGYFNEEKSPAFREGVKHFQEKNLDIFFITLNKSEKDFSPSTLYEDYAINERLFHWQSQSTVSATSKTAQRYIHHRENGHQIALFIREYKKENGYTSPFTFLGTADYVQHSGSKPMSITWRLRREMPPMLVPKANKNVL